A stretch of the Methylacidiphilum caldifontis genome encodes the following:
- a CDS encoding TonB-dependent receptor has translation MNNSTFFRQNIKNPHAKFGGLWPIPGAPQGYFFNPLNGSAGSTDSFFYSIAPFIQQLISLNPHFDLSLSLRDTTYFVQATTPPGTPFILFKELSTTQSDPLITVGPSFKPLKWLNIYFSYTLEYTTDAAVLGGYSPVFDSQSFHQQDVLYEAGIKCNLIKNKLFVSGDIFSQGLWLDNIGLNPTKTTVNGIEFNVSYSPFQYLLFRIGFAYQYGSENWTDVSHGPLETQTYSTDYAQLFSLALDNNSVFPPGLYPFIGWPKELVDGVINYSPTTGLGFTLGVSWFSSQFLGYNYSTTIPAEFIIRSRIYYNLPHWQFALYFYNVTDEKYWLPFGVGIQSARIFDYANIVPGMPFWIQGSLSYFF, from the coding sequence ATGAACAATTCTACTTTTTTTCGTCAAAATATTAAAAATCCCCATGCAAAGTTTGGCGGTCTATGGCCGATTCCTGGAGCCCCACAAGGTTATTTTTTTAATCCGTTAAACGGCTCGGCAGGTTCAACAGACTCTTTTTTTTATTCAATCGCCCCTTTTATCCAGCAGCTGATCTCCCTTAACCCACATTTTGACCTTTCTTTAAGTCTAAGAGACACAACTTATTTTGTCCAAGCGACCACTCCGCCGGGAACACCATTCATTCTTTTCAAAGAACTATCAACCACACAATCCGATCCACTCATTACAGTAGGTCCAAGCTTTAAACCTCTAAAATGGTTAAATATATATTTTAGCTATACCCTGGAATATACAACCGATGCAGCGGTCCTTGGGGGTTATTCCCCTGTATTTGATTCCCAATCCTTTCACCAGCAGGATGTTCTTTATGAAGCGGGGATTAAATGTAACCTTATCAAAAACAAGCTTTTTGTGAGCGGCGATATCTTTTCTCAAGGGCTATGGCTAGACAATATCGGTCTTAATCCTACAAAAACCACTGTCAATGGAATTGAATTTAATGTTTCCTATTCCCCTTTTCAATACTTGCTCTTTCGGATCGGCTTTGCATACCAATATGGAAGCGAAAACTGGACAGATGTCAGTCATGGTCCCCTAGAAACTCAAACATATTCAACCGATTATGCCCAGCTTTTCTCTTTAGCTCTCGATAACAATAGTGTTTTTCCTCCCGGTCTCTATCCCTTCATTGGTTGGCCCAAAGAGCTTGTCGATGGCGTTATCAACTACAGTCCTACAACCGGTCTTGGCTTTACTCTTGGAGTCAGCTGGTTTAGCTCCCAATTTCTTGGTTATAACTATTCAACTACTATTCCTGCCGAGTTTATAATTCGCAGTCGGATCTATTATAATCTTCCTCATTGGCAGTTTGCTCTCTATTTTTATAATGTTACAGACGAAAAGTATTGGCTACCTTTCGGTGTGGGCATACAATCAGCAAGAATATTTGACTACGCAAACATCGTCCCTGGAATGCCCTTTTGGATCCAAGGCAGTTTGAGCTATTTTTTTTAA
- a CDS encoding globin domain-containing protein, with product MAPEEIKLIQKSWLHVIDKADEAGLLFYRRLFDVEPKVRPLFKVDIEKQGRKLMDVLNWIVLNLQDVDTALDAARELARRHVKYGVKVEHYPLIGHTLIWTLRKMMGSEWTRQLEQLWTAAYEALSQIMVEEHKKVQSFEYLTRYLEQELSEVINGVVDAFPELVGIAISTTQGATVSRCSAELYSNIIGSVVSSALGHAHRLCETADVGLLEEIKITGNQLHLYVCQVDRDAAIGILYPPQTTEGIITLLIRSAAQKVKALISTFRLKEINSR from the coding sequence ATGGCCCCTGAAGAAATCAAGTTGATTCAGAAAAGTTGGCTGCACGTTATCGACAAAGCTGATGAAGCGGGTCTACTCTTTTATAGAAGACTTTTTGATGTTGAACCTAAAGTACGCCCTCTCTTTAAAGTAGATATCGAAAAGCAGGGCAGAAAACTTATGGATGTCCTGAATTGGATAGTTTTGAATCTTCAAGATGTCGATACCGCCCTAGATGCAGCAAGGGAGTTAGCTCGTCGACATGTCAAATATGGGGTTAAAGTCGAGCATTATCCGTTGATTGGCCATACTCTCATATGGACGTTAAGAAAGATGATGGGCTCTGAGTGGACAAGGCAACTTGAGCAGCTATGGACCGCCGCATATGAGGCTTTGTCCCAAATCATGGTCGAGGAACACAAAAAAGTCCAATCGTTCGAATATCTTACCCGGTATCTTGAACAGGAACTTTCCGAAGTGATCAACGGAGTGGTTGACGCTTTTCCTGAGCTCGTAGGGATTGCTATCTCAACCACTCAAGGGGCAACAGTAAGCCGATGTTCTGCTGAGCTCTATTCTAACATTATCGGTTCAGTCGTCAGCTCAGCCCTTGGACATGCCCATCGGCTATGTGAAACAGCCGATGTGGGTCTCCTTGAAGAGATAAAGATCACAGGAAATCAACTGCATCTCTATGTTTGTCAAGTTGATAGGGATGCGGCCATAGGTATTTTATATCCCCCTCAAACTACAGAAGGAATTATTACTCTTTTAATCCGTAGTGCCGCACAGAAAGTCAAGGCACTCATCTCTACATTTCGATTAAAAGAAATAAACTCCCGCTAA
- a CDS encoding class I SAM-dependent methyltransferase: MERILEEQLMADPIQVMAYAQADFSIPHQAVIDRFTDLFPHFKDGVVLDMGCGTADIAIRFARRYPQAKIIGVDGSLAMLSVAQKRIDENHLCSSIKLIQGIFPNWTYPHLFDVLISNSLLHHLPSPKELWTSLRKHAKLGSCVLIIDLVRPESKQQAHFLTETYTQGAHPLLKRDFYNSLLASFTLEEIKREIVAEKLPFRVEQISDRHLMIYGIF, from the coding sequence ATGGAAAGAATTCTTGAAGAACAGCTCATGGCCGATCCTATTCAAGTGATGGCTTATGCCCAAGCCGACTTTTCCATACCCCATCAAGCTGTAATCGATCGGTTCACAGATCTTTTCCCCCACTTTAAAGATGGAGTTGTACTTGACATGGGTTGTGGGACAGCGGACATTGCTATTCGCTTTGCCAGGAGATATCCTCAAGCAAAAATAATTGGCGTGGACGGATCTTTAGCCATGCTTTCTGTCGCTCAAAAAAGAATAGACGAGAACCATCTTTGCTCTTCCATAAAACTTATACAAGGAATATTTCCCAACTGGACCTATCCCCATTTATTCGACGTCCTTATCAGTAACAGCTTGCTTCACCACCTTCCCTCTCCAAAAGAGTTATGGACATCCTTAAGAAAACACGCAAAACTTGGCTCTTGTGTCCTTATCATTGATCTGGTTAGACCTGAGTCAAAACAACAAGCTCACTTTCTTACGGAAACCTACACCCAAGGAGCCCATCCTCTTTTAAAAAGAGATTTTTATAACTCTCTTCTGGCTTCCTTTACTCTTGAAGAAATAAAGCGCGAAATCGTTGCTGAAAAACTCCCATTTAGAGTTGAACAAATTTCTGATCGCCATCTCATGATCTATGGAATCTTTTAA
- a CDS encoding septal ring lytic transglycosylase RlpA family protein, protein MFFFFFLFTLFTSSFLKKAFPFDVFETRQRGLASWYAETGHLGKKYVKEHRFTAAHRTLPFGTYVEVKNLRNQRRVLVCVDDRGPFVRGRIIDVSKPAAEKLYMIDEGVVPVELKVLKYPSY, encoded by the coding sequence ATGTTTTTTTTCTTTTTTCTTTTTACACTTTTTACATCTTCGTTTCTTAAAAAAGCATTTCCTTTTGATGTTTTCGAAACAAGGCAAAGAGGGTTGGCTTCTTGGTATGCCGAAACGGGTCATTTGGGAAAAAAGTATGTGAAAGAACATCGGTTTACGGCTGCACATAGGACCCTTCCTTTTGGAACTTATGTGGAAGTAAAAAATTTGCGAAACCAAAGAAGAGTGCTTGTTTGCGTGGATGATCGAGGACCTTTTGTACGAGGAAGGATTATTGATGTATCAAAACCGGCAGCTGAAAAGCTATATATGATCGATGAGGGAGTTGTTCCCGTAGAGTTAAAAGTCCTGAAATATCCTTCTTATTGA
- a CDS encoding OsmC family protein: protein MHPLPHHYKVESSGGPFGNLIVKGIEEDLPPIEVNAPVQYGGPKNTWSPETLLPAALSSCLILTFDSVAEASHFKWHRIECQVDGTLDRKDGVRYFVYFAMKAKLFVPQGTDKQKAQKLLRKAEENCLITQSLKGVVLLETEIIEE, encoded by the coding sequence ATGCATCCCCTTCCCCATCATTACAAAGTGGAGAGTTCGGGAGGTCCTTTTGGAAATCTTATTGTAAAAGGGATTGAAGAAGATCTTCCCCCAATAGAAGTCAACGCTCCGGTCCAGTACGGAGGACCAAAAAATACCTGGTCACCCGAAACCCTTCTGCCTGCCGCATTGTCGAGTTGTTTAATCCTTACTTTTGACTCTGTTGCTGAAGCTAGCCATTTTAAATGGCACCGTATAGAATGCCAAGTCGATGGTACTTTAGACAGAAAAGATGGAGTCAGGTATTTTGTCTATTTTGCCATGAAAGCTAAGCTTTTCGTCCCCCAGGGCACAGATAAACAAAAAGCCCAAAAGCTCTTACGCAAAGCCGAAGAAAACTGCTTAATTACCCAGTCTTTAAAGGGAGTAGTCCTCTTAGAAACTGAAATCATTGAAGAATAA
- a CDS encoding zinc ribbon domain-containing protein, whose protein sequence is MITYVYETIPSQEGGEVKRYEIEQSIHDAPLTHHPQTGEPIQRVITGGMGIFSSNKDQGKASQPKVSSSCGCGGGCGCSH, encoded by the coding sequence ATGATCACCTATGTCTATGAAACCATTCCTTCTCAAGAGGGAGGAGAAGTAAAGCGTTATGAAATTGAACAGAGCATTCATGACGCCCCACTAACTCATCATCCTCAGACCGGAGAGCCTATACAGAGGGTGATTACAGGGGGTATGGGAATATTCAGCTCGAATAAGGATCAAGGAAAAGCTTCACAACCCAAAGTTTCTTCAAGCTGTGGTTGTGGAGGCGGCTGCGGTTGCTCTCATTGA
- a CDS encoding ribokinase yields the protein MLWIVGSCNIDLTVRVESFPKVGETILARESAIAVGGKGANQAVAAALWNVKPKFISCVGKDAWGKTVCQKLQHYGLDVSLIAVSEKHPTGMAWIEIDKKGDNRITVAPGANLDLVTDQVLGNMADLSSADYLLAQLEVPLQVVEAAFEYAKKRGSKTILNPSPCFEGLSKVFSLTDYLVLNETECCKLAAVSSLLEEKEKTKSFFFQCGISVLVVTAGPQGAFVFERGGQSRHVRPPLVQVVDSSGAGDAFLGTFTSWLVMGKTLVKALKAAVVSGALACTRKGTMSSLPDPKEVLLHLS from the coding sequence ATGCTCTGGATTGTAGGAAGCTGCAACATTGATTTGACCGTCAGGGTAGAGAGTTTTCCTAAAGTCGGAGAAACCATCCTAGCTAGGGAGTCTGCAATAGCTGTCGGCGGCAAAGGGGCAAACCAAGCTGTGGCGGCTGCTCTTTGGAACGTAAAACCAAAATTTATAAGTTGTGTGGGTAAAGATGCTTGGGGAAAGACTGTTTGTCAAAAACTTCAGCATTATGGGCTGGATGTTTCCCTTATTGCTGTCTCAGAAAAACATCCTACAGGAATGGCATGGATTGAGATTGATAAAAAGGGAGATAACCGGATCACTGTTGCTCCAGGAGCTAATTTAGATCTTGTAACCGACCAAGTCCTTGGGAATATGGCGGACTTATCTTCGGCTGATTATCTTTTAGCCCAACTCGAGGTACCTCTTCAAGTCGTTGAAGCCGCTTTTGAATATGCCAAGAAGCGGGGAAGCAAAACGATTTTAAATCCTTCACCTTGTTTTGAAGGCCTAAGTAAGGTTTTTTCTTTAACTGATTACTTAGTGCTTAACGAAACTGAGTGTTGTAAGCTTGCAGCGGTCTCTTCTTTGCTGGAAGAAAAGGAAAAAACCAAATCCTTTTTTTTCCAGTGTGGTATTTCAGTGTTGGTTGTCACAGCCGGACCGCAAGGAGCCTTTGTCTTTGAACGGGGAGGACAAAGTAGACATGTTCGACCTCCTCTAGTCCAGGTAGTAGATAGTTCTGGAGCTGGAGATGCTTTTTTAGGAACATTTACGAGTTGGCTTGTGATGGGAAAGACTTTGGTGAAAGCTCTCAAGGCTGCTGTTGTTTCAGGTGCTTTGGCTTGCACGCGCAAGGGAACCATGAGTTCTTTGCCAGACCCCAAAGAAGTGTTGTTGCACCTTTCATAA
- a CDS encoding secondary thiamine-phosphate synthase enzyme YjbQ — MMEAKESKFFSEFEVRTHKHSQLVSISELIEKEIQKMGWTDGLLHVFVPHTTAAVIIQEDADPDVQKDILYVLDKMIPWEDSTYQHTEGNTAAHVKSALLGNSLHCNVIGARLKLGTWQGVFLCEFDGPRIRKIQLSFMPIG; from the coding sequence ATGATGGAGGCTAAAGAGTCTAAATTTTTTAGTGAGTTTGAAGTCAGAACCCATAAACATTCACAGTTAGTCAGTATAAGTGAACTGATTGAAAAAGAAATCCAAAAAATGGGTTGGACTGATGGTCTATTGCACGTTTTTGTGCCTCATACTACGGCTGCGGTCATTATTCAAGAAGATGCCGATCCGGATGTTCAGAAAGACATCCTTTATGTTTTGGATAAAATGATCCCTTGGGAGGATTCGACTTATCAGCATACCGAAGGTAATACTGCGGCTCATGTAAAATCGGCTCTTTTAGGAAACTCCTTGCATTGTAATGTTATCGGCGCAAGATTAAAGCTTGGTACCTGGCAGGGAGTTTTTCTTTGTGAATTTGATGGACCAAGGATAAGGAAAATCCAGCTCTCTTTTATGCCCATTGGTTAA
- a CDS encoding P-II family nitrogen regulator, with protein sequence MDSFYKIEVIVKPFKLGEIRKNLCTEDILSMSIYKVKGLDEEENRIEKYKGDEYFPVLKTHYKLEIFVKKRNLKKVLFSLSHSISTEKNSSSQLSILAVAAVQELSETAFSIPQSKHMLINFFLLF encoded by the coding sequence ATGGATTCCTTCTACAAAATTGAAGTGATCGTCAAGCCCTTTAAACTTGGGGAAATAAGAAAAAACTTATGTACTGAGGATATCCTTTCCATGTCTATATATAAGGTTAAGGGATTGGATGAAGAAGAAAACAGAATCGAAAAATACAAGGGAGATGAATATTTTCCTGTGTTGAAGACACATTATAAGCTTGAAATATTCGTCAAAAAAAGGAACCTCAAAAAAGTCCTTTTCTCCCTAAGTCATTCTATAAGCACAGAAAAAAACTCTTCTAGTCAGCTATCTATTCTTGCTGTCGCTGCTGTACAGGAGCTCTCTGAAACTGCCTTTTCAATTCCTCAAAGCAAGCATATGCTCATCAACTTCTTCCTTTTATTTTAA
- a CDS encoding isochorismatase family protein: protein MNWRIDIQKTGVLLIDLQEKLLSVIEDRDRVVHKAVQLVKLAKLFSLPVYITEQLPEKLGLTCKEILELVGDTPRIWKNTFSAVPFLPPELPKVILISGVETHICVRQTVYDLRVKERTPYVLGDAVSSRNKLDHQLGIEEMRQDKVLISSVEAVGWEMIEKAEGDLFKEFLAILK, encoded by the coding sequence ATGAATTGGCGCATAGATATCCAGAAAACGGGGGTTTTACTCATTGATCTCCAAGAAAAGCTCCTGTCTGTTATTGAAGATCGAGATAGAGTAGTACATAAAGCGGTCCAACTGGTGAAACTGGCTAAGCTTTTTTCTTTACCTGTGTATATTACGGAGCAGCTACCCGAGAAACTGGGCTTGACTTGTAAAGAAATTCTTGAGTTGGTCGGGGATACACCAAGAATTTGGAAAAATACCTTTTCTGCGGTTCCCTTCCTGCCTCCAGAGTTGCCTAAGGTTATCCTTATTAGTGGAGTAGAAACCCATATTTGTGTTCGACAAACAGTCTATGATTTGAGGGTCAAAGAACGAACTCCTTATGTCCTTGGGGATGCGGTTAGCTCTAGAAATAAACTTGATCACCAGTTGGGTATTGAAGAGATGAGACAGGACAAGGTCTTGATCAGTTCTGTGGAGGCGGTGGGTTGGGAAATGATTGAAAAGGCTGAAGGAGACCTTTTTAAAGAATTTCTTGCTATCTTAAAATAA
- the lysA gene encoding diaminopimelate decarboxylase — translation MHHFYYKDSELYVEDVPVRSLVERYGTPLYVYSAQTIIDHYTRFDHALEAVDHLICYAVKANSNQWILKQLVNLGSGFDLVSGGELYRVLRVGADPQKCTFAGVGKTQSEIEEAIKAGIYSFIVESEEELYQIDKIAARLSVKAPVAFRINPDVSALTHAKITTGTDLNKFGISFCQVEDILEKSLKLRNVFLKGVQIHIGSQIQSVEPFLQAIQRVIPLVEKMKKRFGAEFFDIGGGIGIVYDKALESGDHAWWQERNELLTLNRYANAIIPLIKPLGMKILVEPGRVLVGNAGILVSQVIYVKKGVSKKFVIVDAAMNDLVRPAFYEAHHQILPLKEQPNRPLEVVDVVGPVCESSDYLALDRRLPEFRAGEYLAVLSAGAYGFSMASNYNSRLRPAEVLIKGNQIQLIRKRESYSDLVALEE, via the coding sequence ATGCATCATTTTTATTACAAGGATTCAGAACTTTATGTCGAGGATGTTCCGGTCCGAAGTCTTGTTGAACGCTATGGGACACCCCTTTATGTTTATTCAGCGCAGACAATAATCGATCATTATACGAGGTTTGATCATGCCCTTGAAGCTGTTGATCACTTGATCTGTTATGCGGTTAAAGCCAATTCTAACCAATGGATTTTAAAGCAGTTGGTTAACTTGGGAAGCGGTTTTGATCTTGTCAGTGGTGGGGAACTCTACCGTGTTCTTCGGGTGGGAGCCGATCCTCAGAAATGTACTTTTGCGGGCGTAGGGAAAACCCAGAGCGAAATTGAAGAAGCAATCAAGGCTGGTATTTATAGTTTTATTGTAGAAAGTGAAGAAGAACTCTATCAGATTGACAAGATAGCTGCTCGATTGTCAGTTAAGGCCCCTGTGGCTTTTCGGATTAATCCAGATGTCTCTGCTTTGACCCACGCCAAGATTACGACGGGAACTGATCTCAATAAATTTGGTATCTCATTTTGTCAGGTTGAAGATATTTTAGAAAAAAGTTTAAAGCTGCGGAACGTTTTTCTCAAGGGGGTACAGATACACATTGGATCCCAGATTCAATCTGTAGAACCATTTCTTCAGGCGATCCAGCGGGTCATTCCCTTGGTTGAAAAAATGAAGAAAAGATTTGGGGCTGAGTTTTTTGATATTGGGGGTGGTATTGGTATTGTCTACGATAAGGCGCTCGAAAGTGGAGATCACGCTTGGTGGCAGGAAAGAAATGAGCTATTGACCTTAAATCGCTATGCTAATGCGATTATTCCGCTGATTAAGCCGTTGGGGATGAAAATCTTGGTGGAACCTGGCAGAGTGCTCGTTGGCAATGCGGGTATATTAGTAAGCCAGGTGATTTATGTCAAAAAAGGGGTTTCCAAAAAGTTTGTGATCGTTGATGCAGCGATGAATGACTTGGTCAGACCAGCTTTTTATGAAGCCCATCATCAGATACTTCCATTGAAGGAACAGCCTAATCGACCCCTTGAAGTTGTGGACGTGGTGGGTCCTGTTTGTGAATCTTCCGATTATCTTGCCCTCGACAGACGTCTGCCTGAATTTAGGGCTGGAGAGTACTTGGCTGTGCTCAGTGCGGGTGCATATGGGTTTTCCATGGCTTCCAATTACAACTCTCGGCTTAGACCTGCAGAAGTTCTCATCAAGGGTAATCAGATACAATTAATACGAAAAAGAGAAAGTTATTCGGACCTAGTTGCCTTGGAAGAATAA
- a CDS encoding ribonucleotide-diphosphate reductase subunit beta → MSCCSGGASQPYDLTKRINVQEKRLINCKAVDVNQLMPLKYKWAWEHYLNGCANNWLPSEVPMQRDVELWKSDRLTSDERLVIMRNLGFFATGESLVGNNIVLAIFKFVTNAEARQYLLRQAYEEAVHTHAFLYIVESLGLDEREVFNMYHEVNSISKKDQFEMILTEDILREGFNTESVENIQKFVKNLVGFYVIMEGIFFYSGFAMILSFHRQNKMTGIGEQFQYILRDETIHLNFGIDLINGIKEENPDIWTPQFQKEIQEMIEQAVVLEYAYAKDCLPRGILGLNSALFKDYVEYIADRRLERIGFKARYGSKNPFPWMSEVMDLVKEKNFFETRVTEYQSGAVLSW, encoded by the coding sequence ATGAGCTGTTGTTCTGGAGGAGCTTCTCAACCCTATGACCTCACCAAGAGAATCAATGTGCAGGAAAAAAGGTTGATTAACTGCAAAGCCGTTGATGTTAACCAGTTGATGCCCCTGAAGTATAAGTGGGCATGGGAACACTATCTCAATGGATGTGCCAACAACTGGCTTCCTTCTGAAGTTCCCATGCAGAGAGATGTGGAACTATGGAAATCCGACCGGCTTACCAGTGACGAAAGACTAGTGATCATGAGAAATCTCGGTTTTTTTGCCACCGGAGAAAGTCTTGTAGGTAACAACATTGTGCTTGCGATATTTAAATTTGTCACAAATGCCGAAGCTCGGCAATACTTGCTTAGACAGGCCTATGAAGAAGCTGTCCATACCCATGCTTTTCTTTACATAGTGGAATCCTTAGGGTTAGACGAGAGAGAAGTCTTTAACATGTATCATGAAGTCAACTCGATCTCTAAAAAAGACCAATTTGAGATGATTTTGACCGAAGATATCCTGCGCGAAGGTTTTAACACAGAAAGCGTAGAAAATATCCAGAAGTTTGTAAAGAACTTGGTTGGCTTTTATGTCATTATGGAAGGGATTTTCTTCTACAGTGGTTTTGCCATGATATTATCTTTCCACAGGCAAAATAAGATGACGGGAATTGGAGAGCAGTTTCAGTACATTTTAAGGGATGAAACCATACATCTTAATTTTGGCATAGACCTGATTAATGGGATAAAGGAAGAAAATCCAGATATTTGGACTCCACAATTTCAAAAAGAAATTCAGGAGATGATCGAACAGGCGGTAGTTCTCGAATATGCCTATGCGAAAGATTGCCTTCCCCGGGGTATCCTTGGGTTAAACAGTGCTCTTTTTAAGGATTATGTAGAATACATTGCGGATCGGAGATTGGAAAGGATTGGCTTTAAGGCCAGGTATGGGTCTAAGAATCCTTTTCCATGGATGAGCGAGGTTATGGATCTTGTCAAAGAAAAAAATTTCTTTGAAACTCGAGTAACCGAATATCAATCTGGGGCGGTGTTAAGCTGGTAA